A single genomic interval of Vulpes lagopus strain Blue_001 chromosome 19, ASM1834538v1, whole genome shotgun sequence harbors:
- the VILL gene encoding villin-like protein isoform X6, translated as MKGVFYDVGALESCRWGEFLLGAQSTDSQGLRMRTPAFVISSLIPAWPRMDINKGLPAIASHRDLHVWIIENQRMVPVPERAYGNFFEEHCYIVLHVPRSLKATQGASSDLHYWVGKEAGAEAQGSAGAFVQHLLEALGGAAVQHREAQGHESDCFRSYFRPGVLYRKGGLASALKHVETNMYNIQRLLHIQGRKHVSATEVELSWNSFNKSDIFLLDLGKMMIQWNGPETSISEKARGLALTCSLQDRERGGRAQIGVIDDEVKATDLMRIMEAVLGCRVGNLPASVPNKSINQLQKASVRLYHVCEKEEDSVIQELATCPLTQDLLREEDYYILDQGGSKIYVWQGRMSGVQEKKAAFSRALAFIQAKGYPTYTNVEVVNDGAESAAFKQLFQAWSTRKPENRNLHGMSELIRGRLDVGKLHSQPELAAQLRMVDDASGQVEVWCIQDLCRQPMDPKHHGQLYAGNCYLVLYTYQKMGRVQYILYLWQGHQATTSEIKALDCNAEELDLMYHGALVREHVTMGSEPPHFLAILQGQLVVFQGRMEHNRKGLPASAMRLFHVQGTDIYNTKTMEVPARASALNSNDVFLLVTASICYLWFGKGCSGDQREMARTVVAAISGETKETVLEGQEPPCFWEALGGRAPYPSNKRLPEDVSSFQPRLFECSSQMGQLVLTEVVFFSQEDLDKYDIMLLDTWQEARPPLWPRSSCGLEKLPVGGRRQ; from the exons ATGAAAGGTGTGTTCTATGATGTTGGTGCTTTGGAGAGCTGCAGGTGGGGAGAGTTCCTGCTTGGAGCACAGAGCACAGACAGCCAGGGCCTGAGAATGAGAACTCCAGCTTTTGTCATTTCCTCCCTCATTCCCGCCTGGCCTAGGATGGACATCAACAAAGGCCTCCCAGCCATTGCGAGCCACAGGGACCTCCACGTATGGATCATTGAG AACCAGAGGATGGTGCCAGTACCTGAAAGGGCTTATGGGAACTTCTTTGAGGAACACTGCTACATCGTCCTCCAT GTTCCCCGGAGCCTGAAGGCCACTCAGGGGGCATCCAGCGACCTGCACTACTGGGTGGGGAAGGAGGCGGGCGCGGAGGCGCAGGGCTCGGCGGGCGCCTTCGTGCAGCACCTGCTGGAGGCGCTGGGCGGGGCCGCCGTGCAGCACCGGGAGGCGCAGGGCCACGAGTCCGACTGTTTCCGCAGCTACTTCCGTCCGGGCGTCCT CTACAGGAAAGgtggcctggcctctgccctcaagCATGTGGAGACCAACATGTACAACATCCAGCGACTGCTGCACATCCAAGGGAGGAAGCACGTATCAGCCACTGAG GTGGAGCTCTCTTGGAACAGCTTTAATAAGAGTGACATCTTCCTGCTGGACCTGGGCAAGATGATGATCCAGTGGAATGGGCCTGAGACCAGCATTTCTGAGAAGGCGCGG GGACTGGCCCTGACCTGCAGCCTCCAGGACAGGGAGCGTGGTGGTCGCGCACAGATTGGTGTGATTGATGACGAGGTCAAAGCCACTGACCTCATGAGGATCATGGAAGCTGTGCTGGGCTGCAGAGTGGGCAACCTGCCTGCCTCCGTGCCCAACAAGAGTATTAACCAGCTGCAGAAGGCCAGTGTCCGCCTCTACCA TGTCTGTGAGAAGGAGGAGGACTCGGTGATCCAGGAGTTGGCCACCTGCCCACTAACTCAAGACCTGCTGCGAGAGGAG GACTACTACATCCTGGATCAGGGCGGGTCCAAGATCTATGTGTGGCAGGGACGCATGTCTGGCGTCCAAGAGAAAAAGGCCGCCTTCAGCCGGGCTCTG gccttCATCCAGGCCAAGGGCTACCCGACCTACACAAACGTGGAGGTGGTGAACGACGGCGCCGAGTCGGCCGCGTTCAAACAGCTCTTCCAGGCCTGGTCTACGAGGAAGCCAGAGAACAGGAACCTCCACGGGATGA GTGAATTGATTCGGGGAAGGCTGGATGTGGGTAAGCTGCACAGTCAGCCTGAGCTAGCGGCCCAGCTCAGGATGGTGGACGACGCCTCTGGGCAGGTGGAG GTATGGTGCATCCAGGACTTATGCAGACAACCCATGGACCCCAAGCATCACGGACAATTGTATGCGGGCAACTGCTACCTTGTCCTCTATACATACCAAAAGATGGGCCGCGTCCAGTATATTCTGTACCTGTGGCAG GGCCACCAGGCCACCACAAGTGAGATCAAAGCCCTGGACTGTAACGCGGAGGAGCTGGACCTCATGTACCATGGAGCTCTGGTGCGGGAGCATGTTACCATGGGCAGCGAGCCCCCTCACTTCCTCGCCATCCTCCAGGGCCAGCTGGTGGTCTTCCAG GGGCGCATGGAGCACAACAGGAAGGGGCTGCCAGCATCTGCCATGAGGCTCTTCCACGTGCAAGGCACTGACATCTACAACACCAAGACCATGGAGGTGCCGGCCCGTGCCTCAGCTCTCAACTCCAATGACGTCTTCTTGCTGGTCACAGCTAGCATCTGTTACCTCTGGTTTGGAAAG GGCTGCAGTGGTGACCAGCGTGAGATGGCGCGGACAGTGGTCGCTGCCATCTCTGGGGAGACCAAGGAAACGGTGCTGGAGGGTCAGGAGCCTCCCTGCttctgggaggccctggggggcCGGGCTCCCTACCCCAGCAATAAGAG GCTTCCCGAGGATGTCTCCAGCTTCCAGCCACGACTGTTTGAGTGCTCCAGCCAGATGGGTCAGCTGGTCCTCACAGAAGTGGTGTTCTTTAGCCAAGAGGACCTGGACAAGTATGACATCATGTTACTGGACACTTGGCAGGAG
- the VILL gene encoding villin-like protein isoform X5, whose translation MKGVFYDVGALESCRWGEFLLGAQSTDSQGLRMRTPAFVISSLIPAWPRMDINKGLPAIASHRDLHVWIIENQRMVPVPERAYGNFFEEHCYIVLHVPRSLKATQGASSDLHYWVGKEAGAEAQGSAGAFVQHLLEALGGAAVQHREAQGHESDCFRSYFRPGVLYRKGGLASALKHVETNMYNIQRLLHIQGRKHVSATEVELSWNSFNKSDIFLLDLGKMMIQWNGPETSISEKARGLALTCSLQDRERGGRAQIGVIDDEVKATDLMRIMEAVLGCRVGNLPASVPNKSINQLQKASVRLYHVCEKEEDSVIQELATCPLTQDLLREEDYYILDQGGSKIYVWQGRMSGVQEKKAAFSRALAFIQAKGYPTYTNVEVVNDGAESAAFKQLFQAWSTRKPENRNLHGMSELIRGRLDVGKLHSQPELAAQLRMVDDASGQVEVWCIQDLCRQPMDPKHHGQLYAGNCYLVLYTYQKMGRVQYILYLWQGHQATTSEIKALDCNAEELDLMYHGALVREHVTMGSEPPHFLAILQGQLVVFQGRMEHNRKGLPASAMRLFHVQGTDIYNTKTMEVPARASALNSNDVFLLVTASICYLWFGKGCSGDQREMARTVVAAISGETKETVLEGQEPPCFWEALGGRAPYPSNKRLPEDVSSFQPRLFECSSQMGQLVLTEVVFFSQEDLDKYDIMLLDTWQEDKSKALMAAHVTWWPQLSAPLHLLWYSHGGLLDVTFSVRLSLILM comes from the exons ATGAAAGGTGTGTTCTATGATGTTGGTGCTTTGGAGAGCTGCAGGTGGGGAGAGTTCCTGCTTGGAGCACAGAGCACAGACAGCCAGGGCCTGAGAATGAGAACTCCAGCTTTTGTCATTTCCTCCCTCATTCCCGCCTGGCCTAGGATGGACATCAACAAAGGCCTCCCAGCCATTGCGAGCCACAGGGACCTCCACGTATGGATCATTGAG AACCAGAGGATGGTGCCAGTACCTGAAAGGGCTTATGGGAACTTCTTTGAGGAACACTGCTACATCGTCCTCCAT GTTCCCCGGAGCCTGAAGGCCACTCAGGGGGCATCCAGCGACCTGCACTACTGGGTGGGGAAGGAGGCGGGCGCGGAGGCGCAGGGCTCGGCGGGCGCCTTCGTGCAGCACCTGCTGGAGGCGCTGGGCGGGGCCGCCGTGCAGCACCGGGAGGCGCAGGGCCACGAGTCCGACTGTTTCCGCAGCTACTTCCGTCCGGGCGTCCT CTACAGGAAAGgtggcctggcctctgccctcaagCATGTGGAGACCAACATGTACAACATCCAGCGACTGCTGCACATCCAAGGGAGGAAGCACGTATCAGCCACTGAG GTGGAGCTCTCTTGGAACAGCTTTAATAAGAGTGACATCTTCCTGCTGGACCTGGGCAAGATGATGATCCAGTGGAATGGGCCTGAGACCAGCATTTCTGAGAAGGCGCGG GGACTGGCCCTGACCTGCAGCCTCCAGGACAGGGAGCGTGGTGGTCGCGCACAGATTGGTGTGATTGATGACGAGGTCAAAGCCACTGACCTCATGAGGATCATGGAAGCTGTGCTGGGCTGCAGAGTGGGCAACCTGCCTGCCTCCGTGCCCAACAAGAGTATTAACCAGCTGCAGAAGGCCAGTGTCCGCCTCTACCA TGTCTGTGAGAAGGAGGAGGACTCGGTGATCCAGGAGTTGGCCACCTGCCCACTAACTCAAGACCTGCTGCGAGAGGAG GACTACTACATCCTGGATCAGGGCGGGTCCAAGATCTATGTGTGGCAGGGACGCATGTCTGGCGTCCAAGAGAAAAAGGCCGCCTTCAGCCGGGCTCTG gccttCATCCAGGCCAAGGGCTACCCGACCTACACAAACGTGGAGGTGGTGAACGACGGCGCCGAGTCGGCCGCGTTCAAACAGCTCTTCCAGGCCTGGTCTACGAGGAAGCCAGAGAACAGGAACCTCCACGGGATGA GTGAATTGATTCGGGGAAGGCTGGATGTGGGTAAGCTGCACAGTCAGCCTGAGCTAGCGGCCCAGCTCAGGATGGTGGACGACGCCTCTGGGCAGGTGGAG GTATGGTGCATCCAGGACTTATGCAGACAACCCATGGACCCCAAGCATCACGGACAATTGTATGCGGGCAACTGCTACCTTGTCCTCTATACATACCAAAAGATGGGCCGCGTCCAGTATATTCTGTACCTGTGGCAG GGCCACCAGGCCACCACAAGTGAGATCAAAGCCCTGGACTGTAACGCGGAGGAGCTGGACCTCATGTACCATGGAGCTCTGGTGCGGGAGCATGTTACCATGGGCAGCGAGCCCCCTCACTTCCTCGCCATCCTCCAGGGCCAGCTGGTGGTCTTCCAG GGGCGCATGGAGCACAACAGGAAGGGGCTGCCAGCATCTGCCATGAGGCTCTTCCACGTGCAAGGCACTGACATCTACAACACCAAGACCATGGAGGTGCCGGCCCGTGCCTCAGCTCTCAACTCCAATGACGTCTTCTTGCTGGTCACAGCTAGCATCTGTTACCTCTGGTTTGGAAAG GGCTGCAGTGGTGACCAGCGTGAGATGGCGCGGACAGTGGTCGCTGCCATCTCTGGGGAGACCAAGGAAACGGTGCTGGAGGGTCAGGAGCCTCCCTGCttctgggaggccctggggggcCGGGCTCCCTACCCCAGCAATAAGAG GCTTCCCGAGGATGTCTCCAGCTTCCAGCCACGACTGTTTGAGTGCTCCAGCCAGATGGGTCAGCTGGTCCTCACAGAAGTGGTGTTCTTTAGCCAAGAGGACCTGGACAAGTATGACATCATGTTACTGGACACTTGGCAGGAG